A region from the Tahibacter amnicola genome encodes:
- a CDS encoding reprolysin-like metallopeptidase gives MGRTKHFWILACAAIGAGTYSFAVGASPSVVSDGLWQDVAEASFARDGQRVVVPNAYRTLALDTAGLKARLAQAPLESKQPVTSSPFKMTLPMPDGTFAEFRVVESPIMDAELARKYPDIHTYIGQGVTDPTATLRFDVTQKGFHGQILSADGAFYIDPYQKKDTTHYVSYARSDYSVSGKHLRCEVTDTDGVLVGTEHAGMSPVPEVSSGGTLRTYRLALAATGEYTQFHGGTVADALAGMVTTMARVNGVYERELAVRMVLVGNTDQIIYTNGNTDPYTNSSGSSLIGENQTNVDAVIGNANYDVGHIFSTGGGGLATLQSVCNTSTKARGVTGSGAPTGDAYDVDYVAHEMGHQFGGPHTFNSSVGSCGGANRSPANAYESGSGVSIMAYAGICGAENLQPNSEDYFHRASLNSILGFIGGSGGACAVSTATGNTPPVVNTPAAFSIPARTPFALTATGSDADNDTLTYLWEQFNLGAATTGGALVDDGTRPIFRGFDPVHSPVRVFPSLRYILNNANVPPTTAALPGTDAPLVYTGETLPTTSRTLNFRVTARDNRAGAGGTNEASTAVSVVSTAGPFAVTSPNTAVSWAAGSEQTVTWSVASTDAAPISTVNVRITLSLDGGYTHPVELAASVPNNGSATVTIPASTPATAQARVKVEAVGNIFFDVSDVNLAVTSAVNSAPSINVTGSVNTRQGSPAATATVATVSDTQDGAGNLSVSVSGAPPELGVSVANNGGNISLTATAACSLVTPTNVNANKVYPVLVTVTDSQGAVASALVNINVGANQVPTLGTYANQILSRNVTRSVAPTEAPADANSNYVGITVSPTTLPGGGTVSIAPNGTVTVTTDANTTFGSYKIRASATDTCGGTETHEFTAQVTVPDPLLTLGTTAVTTGNNLIEPNECNDTTVSVNNGGGGTATAVSSTLSTTTPGVTITQASSNYPDVVPGGTGMNSTAFKISTASNVACFSTIALTQTITYAGNGSPTVLNYNLPVGRAAGTNYAFTSSTGATIPAGGTLLANSNGDDVVAPFTLPADFSFSVYGTAVTGGSTISISSNGFVMFAPNGSNAWGNAMLPVAGAGGGDNGQSFPASAPTLFAFWDDLDTRPANTGVFTDITGTAPNRTLKIEWRGVLVSSAATTVNFAVLFHEGSNAFELIYNNAAAANGTAATIGVQAASTGPTFTTYSHNTNSVAPGTRLSAGFAPAVCATGTGMCGVDPDLIFRNGFDPTP, from the coding sequence TTGGGTCGTACTAAACATTTCTGGATTCTCGCCTGCGCCGCAATCGGCGCTGGCACCTATTCGTTTGCCGTCGGCGCTTCGCCATCGGTGGTGAGCGACGGTCTGTGGCAGGACGTGGCGGAAGCCAGCTTCGCGCGCGACGGGCAACGCGTCGTCGTGCCGAACGCGTACCGCACGCTGGCGCTGGATACCGCCGGCCTCAAGGCACGCCTGGCGCAGGCGCCACTGGAGTCAAAGCAGCCGGTGACGTCCAGCCCGTTCAAGATGACGCTGCCGATGCCGGACGGCACCTTCGCCGAATTCCGTGTCGTCGAATCGCCCATCATGGACGCCGAGCTGGCGCGCAAGTATCCCGATATCCACACGTATATCGGACAGGGCGTCACCGACCCGACGGCCACGTTGCGTTTTGACGTTACCCAGAAGGGCTTCCATGGCCAGATCCTGTCGGCCGACGGGGCGTTCTACATCGATCCTTACCAGAAGAAGGACACGACGCACTACGTGTCCTACGCCCGCAGCGACTATTCCGTCAGCGGCAAGCACCTTCGGTGCGAGGTGACGGATACCGACGGCGTGCTCGTTGGAACCGAGCATGCCGGGATGTCGCCCGTACCGGAAGTCTCCTCCGGCGGAACGCTCCGCACCTATCGCCTTGCGCTGGCCGCCACGGGTGAATACACGCAGTTCCACGGTGGAACCGTCGCCGACGCACTGGCCGGCATGGTCACGACGATGGCGCGCGTCAACGGTGTCTACGAGCGTGAGCTGGCTGTCCGCATGGTGCTGGTCGGCAATACCGACCAGATCATCTACACCAACGGCAACACCGATCCGTACACCAATTCCAGTGGCAGTTCGCTGATCGGCGAGAACCAGACCAATGTGGACGCGGTGATCGGCAACGCCAACTATGATGTCGGCCACATCTTCAGCACCGGCGGCGGCGGCCTGGCGACGCTCCAGTCCGTGTGCAACACCAGCACGAAGGCTCGTGGTGTGACCGGTTCCGGCGCGCCGACCGGTGACGCCTACGACGTCGACTACGTCGCCCATGAAATGGGGCACCAGTTCGGCGGCCCGCATACCTTCAACAGCTCGGTCGGCTCCTGCGGCGGCGCCAACCGCAGCCCCGCCAATGCCTACGAGAGTGGCAGCGGCGTCAGCATCATGGCCTATGCCGGCATCTGCGGGGCGGAGAATCTTCAGCCCAACAGCGAGGACTACTTCCACCGCGCCAGCCTGAACTCGATCCTCGGATTCATCGGCGGCTCCGGCGGTGCCTGCGCCGTCTCCACGGCGACCGGCAACACGCCGCCGGTGGTCAATACGCCCGCTGCCTTCTCGATTCCCGCGCGCACGCCATTCGCACTGACCGCTACGGGCTCAGATGCAGACAACGACACGCTCACCTACCTCTGGGAGCAGTTCAACCTCGGCGCGGCAACGACCGGTGGTGCACTCGTGGACGACGGCACGCGGCCGATCTTCCGCGGTTTCGATCCGGTGCACAGTCCCGTTCGTGTCTTCCCAAGCCTGCGCTACATCCTCAATAACGCCAACGTTCCGCCGACGACCGCCGCCCTGCCGGGCACCGATGCGCCGCTGGTCTATACAGGCGAAACCTTGCCGACTACCAGCCGCACGTTGAATTTCCGCGTTACCGCTCGCGACAACCGTGCCGGTGCCGGCGGCACGAACGAAGCCTCCACGGCCGTGAGCGTGGTAAGTACGGCGGGTCCATTCGCGGTCACCTCACCGAACACCGCCGTAAGCTGGGCCGCCGGTTCCGAGCAGACCGTCACCTGGAGCGTGGCCAGTACCGACGCCGCGCCGATCAGCACGGTCAACGTGCGTATCACGCTGTCGCTCGACGGTGGTTACACCCATCCGGTCGAACTGGCGGCCAGCGTTCCGAACAATGGTTCGGCGACGGTGACAATTCCTGCCAGCACGCCGGCAACAGCCCAGGCCCGCGTCAAAGTGGAAGCGGTCGGCAACATCTTCTTCGACGTCTCCGACGTCAATCTGGCAGTCACCTCGGCGGTGAACTCGGCACCGTCGATCAACGTCACCGGCTCGGTCAACACGCGCCAGGGCAGCCCGGCTGCGACGGCGACGGTCGCGACCGTCAGCGACACGCAGGATGGCGCCGGCAATCTCTCGGTCAGCGTGAGCGGCGCGCCGCCGGAGCTGGGCGTGTCGGTCGCCAACAACGGAGGCAACATCAGCCTGACGGCGACGGCCGCATGCAGCCTGGTGACACCGACCAACGTCAACGCGAACAAGGTGTATCCGGTCCTGGTGACAGTGACGGACAGCCAGGGGGCGGTGGCCTCGGCCCTGGTAAATATCAATGTCGGCGCCAACCAGGTGCCGACGCTGGGTACCTACGCCAACCAGATCCTGTCGCGAAACGTCACGCGCAGTGTCGCGCCGACAGAGGCTCCGGCCGACGCCAACAGCAACTATGTGGGCATCACGGTTTCGCCGACGACCTTGCCGGGCGGTGGCACGGTTTCGATCGCGCCGAACGGTACGGTCACGGTGACCACAGATGCCAACACCACGTTCGGCAGCTACAAGATCCGCGCCAGCGCCACGGACACTTGCGGTGGCACGGAAACGCATGAGTTCACTGCACAGGTGACGGTGCCCGATCCGCTGCTCACCCTGGGTACCACGGCGGTCACGACGGGCAACAATTTGATCGAACCGAACGAGTGCAATGACACGACGGTGTCCGTCAACAACGGTGGCGGCGGAACCGCGACGGCGGTGTCGAGCACCTTGAGCACGACGACGCCGGGCGTGACGATCACGCAGGCGAGCTCGAATTATCCGGATGTGGTGCCGGGTGGCACGGGCATGAACAGCACGGCCTTCAAGATCAGCACGGCCAGCAACGTGGCCTGCTTCAGCACGATTGCGCTGACTCAGACCATTACCTATGCCGGCAATGGTTCGCCGACGGTGCTCAACTACAACTTGCCCGTTGGACGGGCGGCGGGAACCAATTACGCGTTCACTTCCAGCACTGGCGCGACGATCCCTGCCGGCGGAACGCTCCTGGCGAACAGCAATGGTGACGACGTCGTGGCACCGTTCACGCTGCCGGCCGACTTCAGCTTCTCGGTCTACGGTACGGCAGTCACCGGCGGCAGCACGATCTCGATCAGCTCCAATGGATTCGTGATGTTCGCTCCGAATGGTTCCAACGCCTGGGGCAATGCCATGCTTCCGGTGGCCGGTGCCGGCGGTGGCGACAACGGCCAGAGCTTCCCGGCTTCCGCTCCGACCTTGTTCGCGTTCTGGGACGATCTCGACACGCGTCCTGCGAACACCGGTGTGTTTACCGATATCACCGGTACCGCGCCCAATCGCACCCTGAAGATCGAATGGCGTGGCGTGCTGGTCAGCTCGGCGGCGACCACCGTGAACTTCGCCGTGCTGTTCCACGAAGGTTCGAACGCATTCGAGCTGATCTACAACAACGCGGCGGCGGCGAACGGTACCGCGGCGACGATTGGCGTCCAGGCTGCCTCGACCGGTCCAACCTTCACCACGTACTCACACAACACCAACAGTGTCGCGCCGGGTACACGCCTCAGTGCCGGCTTTGCACCGGCCGTGTGTGCCACCGGTACAGGCATGTGCGGCGTGGACCCGGATCTGATCTTCCGCAACGGTTTCGATCCGACCCCGTAA